ATGATGCAGTAAAAAATTCATAGTTAATTATCCAAAGTTTGTGTTTGAAAGAATCTCAATTTTGTTCCTATGTTCTGGGTAACCGTTGTGTTGATTCTTTCCCCTATGAAACTCATCAAGGAGTGGTGCCAAATTTGCTTTGCTCCTCGAGTCCTTCAATCCAGGTTTCTACAAAATGAGCTGCGATACTTCCTATATTAACCAACGAACGCAAACAACGAATTCCGAGAGACGATAGAAAATTGATAGCTGCCACAGCAGCATAAGAGTGATGAATTGACCCGTCATTCCATGGAGATAAATATATGGCATGCTGTTGCTACATCAAACAATTGGCAGACATTTTGTGTGCATCTTCATTAAGACTAATGGAGGCTACAAAGTTTCATGCATTTCCAAGCTTTCATGCCTCGGCAGGTTGCCCATTAGGGATGAAAGTCCTAATCATTTTTTATTACTAGGTCGACCAAAACACActtaataaaataaattagaatGCCACTCCACGTAAATAATTTGGGAGGAGAACAAAGCAGAATGTCATGCGTGCCATCATAATTAATCTAGTGACTAAGAAATACCATTAGCTACCCATTTGCATCCTTATTGCTCATCATGAACGTTTAGTTCTAGGAAGATTGTGTTAAATCCTAGACTACAGGATTTGATCAAGTCAATTTAGTCTTTGTCATGCTCATAGATTATCCTAGGACATGTATATTCAATCCTTCTCCTTATATATAGTGCTTATTAACAACTGCAAATCCTAGGATGTGTTGCTTGCACTTGGCATCACTTCATAAGGCCAATAACACACAAGCTAAGATTCGAGGAAAGATATCACTCTTTTATTTCAGCAGACATGCGTAAACTAGGTTGCTCTCTCAATAAACAGCTGCTGGGTGAAGCGGCTGACGATGCAATGACAAAGGCTAGTGGCCGGAGTGTTCCCACCCAGGGTTCAAACCCTAGGTGCTGCACCTTTATATTTTAGGGGTTTCCCTTGGAGTTTTCCAATAAAAAATAAACAGCTGCTGGACCAACCATTGGTACTATAATCAACAGAAATCCTCCAGCTGAGGCTGCATGCTATCGATGGCTAATATTCATCATCGGTGTATTGTATTCGGAAGATGCCGTTAAGTCCTAGACAGCATTATTTTATCAAGTCAAAGTGCAGTGTCATTATCATGCTTAGAAAATATATATTATGACGTCATCCCTGATTATAGTGCATATAGCAACTGCAAATCCTAGGTGGTTCCTTGTGCTGGCATTacttagtgtgtgtgtgtatatatatatatatatatatatatatatatatatatatatatatatatatatatatatatatatatatatatatatatatatatatatacactagTGTTCTAATTATGCCTCGACATCTTGTTAAGAAAGCAAGCTTTTCAATGGAAGAAGTTCTCACTGCAATTTTGGGTGAGATTGCCAATAGATCAATATCTTTCTTAATTGGAAAATGGTCGAAGCAAAAACTGCCAACCAATGAGGATCAGATGATACACAATTTGTAACAGCTGTTGCGCCGGGTTAATGTCATCATCGACGAAGCAGAGGCACGGAAGATCACAAATCAAGCTATGTTACATCAACTAAACATGTTGAGGAAAGAGATGTACAGAGGTTATTTCACTATGGACAACTTAAGAAGAAAAGATGATGAAGAAAACAAGACCACAGATCTTGATGTGAGTCACCCTTTCGCCCTGTCTAAATTCAATCCTGCCAAGCGGCTCTTTTTCTCCACTGGTGTTACACATGTGGAGAAAGAACTGCAGCAAGTGCTCTACAATTTAAATGAAATTGTTAGTGATATGAGTGAGTTCACCGCACTTCTGAAAAACTATCCTCCATTGTACCATCAACCTTATAGCATGCACTTGATTATTGACAAGTGCATGTTTGGTCGTCAAATGGAGTTAGACAGGATTATGAACTTTTTGATGCTAGTTGATCCTACTAGCACAAAACACGTGGGTGTTCTACCAATTGTTGGTCCAGCAGAAGTCGGGAAGAGTACTCTTGTTGCACATGTATGCAATGATGAAAGAGTGCGCAATAACTTCACACGAATTGTGCTCATTACTCAATATGATCTTAAAGACAAGGGACTAACAACTTTAGAAGATGGAGGTGTGATCTATTACCAACAGAATTCCTTGAATGAAAATGAGAGGACATTGTCTATAATTGAATTCTCTGAGGATATTGATAAGGCTGCATGGAACTGCTATCTAGCTTCTGCAACCTGCCATTCAAATGTTGTCAAAGTTATAATCACAAGCCGATCAAACAAAATCATCAATTTTGGCACCACACAGGCCCTTGTGCTGAATCTTCTCCCACCAGAAGCATATTGGTATTTCTTCAAGGTGCTTACATTTGGCAGTGCAGATCCAAAGGACCAACCAAAACTGGAATCAATGGCCATGGAAATGAGCAGATGTACTAATAGGTCGTTCGTTGGTGCAAACTTCGTCTCTTGCCTCCTCAGGGATCATCTTAATGGTCAGTATGGGCGTATGGTTCGTGCCAGCCTGAGGGATCTAAATAGAGCAAGGATATCCTCCTGTGCACCTGCTATTATAAACGAAAAGAATCCTAAATATGCTCGGAGAATAGCCACGAATGAGTACTTTGCGATTTATCCTTGCGCCAAAGGTTTTGCTGCTGATGACATGATTACTAGAACAACACTATTTGATCTAGTGTACGGAACTGTTAAATGTGAAGGGAAGTTTGAGGTCCTTGCATTGAAGTTGCGCATACCGCCTTACAAGAACTACATGTATACTTGCGAGATGGTGAAGTCCATACCCACTAAGATGAAAGCAGCATCTGAAAGCTAGTTCCTTGGAATTCTTCATCCATTGTTGGTGTCGTTTACTTGACAGTGATTTGATGTGTGGTGTTGGTTCACCAACAAATTACTAACTCAAAATTGATTTAATACGGGCTAATGAAGCTTCCATTACTATCTCAAAAGTGAGAGAAAATCAAATTCTTATACTAGATGCGATTCGATTGTGAGTTCACAGCATCAAGTCTCAAATGAATAGTTCATTGAGATAATGCTTGGCCAACAGTATCAAGAGCAAATAAAGTGCAATATAAAGTAGTGGAATGTGGTGTAAATGTTTTTcataaaatttaattaaataaCTTCTGGGCAAACTATTTCTATCTGTCAATTGTCATGGATTGGGCCCAAAACCATGCATTAGGGACATTTTTAAACCTAAAAACATCATTTGGATGTCAACAAAATTATCCAATTTTTTACTAGGCCCGAAAGCCACCTGGAATTATCTGTCACAagtaacatttttttttgcgaaataaCAATTGTATTTCTTGGAGTGGCATCATAGACATGATCATATACAGCTCTATCTCCCAAGTCCAATCCTCTTTCAGCACCAGTGTTTTGTTATTTTGTCCAAATGTGTTCAAAAAATATTTGTGAAACGATTGGGTGCTTGAATTATTGGGCCGTGCTTTACAAACTGATATGGACCGCCATGAGTATGGGCCTCCATGGACATGTACAAAAAGATAGAAGAGCCCAAACCTGTCCAAGCCTTCTCCTCTCTAGTCGCAACCGtgtccggcggccggcgctcagggcgccgccgccggcgaagtgCGCAAATGCTGTGCTAGGAACACGCCGCCACGCCAATGCTGCGCGTTCGTGCCCCAGCCGCCGTGGTCGAGTACCAGTCCTTCGCagctctcgcggtgctcgtcGCGACGGGCGAGGAGCCTTGCCGCAGTCGGGCGGCCAGGAGCTCGTGCTCCTTGGTTGGTCCAGCGGCAGCAATCAGCCTCAGATTTTCCGCGACCGTGGAGTCCGCGAGCTGTCTCGGGTGCCGTGGACGACGCCATGGGGGATCTATCTCCGGTGGACACCAAGGTTTATACGTTCGGCTGATCCTTTCCCCTATGCAACTTCATTTGGGTCGTTGGGGCCTTGGGGGTGGGTGGGATTTATCACCATTCCCATCTCTGAATGCTACTTCAATCATTATTTATGCTCAGTCACTACTTTTGTTGCAAATCCAAAGCTTGAACTTTGAAGAAGTAAAATTAGGACCTAATGATTTGCTTCTGAGATGTCTAATTGAGTGATCCAACAGATGAGGTGTCTTGAAGGTTTCTGCTGAGATCAAGTCCATGCAAATAATAGTGAAAGAAATGACCTTTGACTCATGGATGGTGCCGCCATTTCATTTTTCTGTTAGTCTACTAGCAGCCTAGGCTGAAGCGTGCTGCTCAGGAGTGCAATGACACATTGAGAAGTTGCAAGCAACGCacccaggaagaggaagaaacaAGGCAGAGAGTGAACAGTTCCTCATTTGCCAAACGCATTGCTCACGCTTCCAAGTTGCTCTTCTCATCATTTGTTGGATCCAGTAATGATGAGCTGAGATGTATCTTGACTTATATCCGAAGATTCGACAGACTTGTAGATGGTGCAGATGAATTCCTGAAGCTCTTTTAATTCGGAAGGACCCCATGACAGCACGTTTTCTTCAACCATATCATCACCTTACAGTTATAGGGGAGTTTCTCAGGTATCAAGCATTGCACAGTAGCAAGTTTTACTACATTATTCTACAACCTATCAGCATTGCAGAGTGTGGAGGAAATACTAAGTTTTTCTCCCCAAGACTTAAATGAGCCTACAAAGATTTCCAGTTTAGGATTCATGTTACATCTCTGATCTCTCTGGTAGTACTGACATACTTGGTGTCATAGTAAAGTGCATGCAGGAAGTTGGACATCACTTCAAGCTTGCAGGTGAAGATGTCAGTAGAGAACTCAGCATCACTAATGCATTCCAGATAAAAGATGCTACCGGATAAATGAAAAAGCTTATGACCTGAGAGTCAAGTTTGTCACACATTCAGCACGTCTGATTTTAATTTCAAGCTCGATGTGATGAATTTTTGTGAATAAGGATCAAGGATCATATTTGTACTACGAGGTACAAAATGAACTTTATCTTCAGGTAATGTCCTTCAGAAGGATTTCACCATAGAGCAGTTACTAGCATGGCTTGAGCCTATCACCATATCGATCATGCATCTATTCACTGCACAAGATTATTTTCATCATAATTCTATTGTAATTTATGTAGTTGATCCAGCTTCCAGTCATGTAGATTTTAAGATTTTTGCTAACAGCAAACTGAACTTTCCTTTTCATTTAACACTGGTTGACAGATTTCAGTAGTCATTGCAACTTTGATAGGTCTTTAAGAGCATGAAGTTCACCTTGTCCCCATGTACCTTCTCAAAACGAACTAAAGGACCATCTCGTGTTTTCCAGTTGCAACCATCTAGAAATTGTCAATCTTAGGTCACACGTACCATAACTGCATGAAGAATATATATGCTTCTTCAATGtctgaaagaagaaaaaacctaGCTGACCATTTTCCACATGTGTTGTCCAATGTCTGTGTGCATGTTTATGTGCATTGCACCCATTGTATTTGTTAGCGAGTACTTTAGCCTGGCCCTATAGGGCGTTGGTAGCAGGCAGCGCCGGGTCGCCTGCCCTCTGGACGTGCGCCTCCGGCCTTGCCCTTCAGGGGATGCATAGATGGATACGGATTCGGAAAGGATCTCCTTCGGTTAGGTCTATATATGTACACAAGCTTTGCCTCTCCATAATCAATCTATTATTTTCCCAAGCCATATTTGCTTTCAGTATTTACGCATAACATGGATTACTTCTCAATATAGTGATGGGCAGCCCTCCTGCCcgtttaaagaaaaaaaagttctATGGTACTGCATCTCAAGTCTTAATTAAAATCCAGCGGCCTATGAAATATTCAAAAGGAACTGATTGAGCCTAATAATTCAAATCCTTCCTTTTAACTAAATCCCCTTCCTTTTCTAATGAAGTCTAACATTCTTGCTAGTGACACTTTCCTTTGACTTTCATCTTCCTCCTAGATTCTTAGACACCCTATTTAATTTTCTATGATCAGCTTACATCTTCTGGTTATAAAGATAACAAACATTGATACCTGCTAATGAGCATGATCTTGCACTCAACTAAATCTTCACCTCTGCCCTACCAGCAACTACTACAACCACGGTAATTCATTAATCTTTTCTAGCAATACATGTGCTCCCAGATTCACTCATGTATGTTGATTTATTAAGAGTAATGTTAATCCTCTTCCAAGTGCAGATTTTTCGTACATTGTTGAGCCCATCATGACAGAGATGGTGACTTCTTCCAAGTTCCTCTTCCACTACTGTGTAGATGAAATGTTTTCAAACTGCAATTTCCCTATCGTTGATAGTTACTGATAGAGATTGAAATCACGCAAAATGATCAATGCATTCAACTGAGAATTTAGGATTACATATATAGCCCAGGATCAAGGCAATCTCAACCACCTTGTTTATAGAAACAGAATCAAGGGGGGAGATTACCGATATGGGCCGATGTGTGATTAACGCAAGCAACAAGCCAGGCAACAGCCGTGGTGTGCAAGCCTAGCTAGGTTGCTAACACCACACTAACACCTCCATTTTCACATGACTTGACACACCTCTTCGTCTTTTTTTTCCACATGATAGCGTTGTTGGCCAAATATATTCAAACATGTAGTGAAGTGGAAACTCTCATCATTGACTTAAGGCCGTCTTAATACTAAACAATATCCCTTGGAGAGACCAAAGCTAAACCCCCCACTATTGAAGTCGTCTAACGTGGCCATCACTTTCTTCTCACTCTTTAAGTTCTCAATCTTTCCCTTGCAGTAAGCAGGTTTACTCTCAAGAGTACACTGGATAGCTGCCTACCTCCTCCATGCCATTCAATTAAAGGTAGGTTCTGGGCTTCTGGCAGCTGCTAAGTTAAAACTTGCTTGTTGTCTTAAGTTCATATATCTCATCTCTCATAGATTTTTGTGTTAAATATTTTCTGAACAGGGAAGGAACACTGCTTGAACTCTAATGGCAAAGATAGTCTGTTCTGCAATTGTCGAGGAGACTGTTAGCCAAATCCTATCTGGTCTTGTTCAAAAATATGAGGTGAAAGAGGAATCAAATTCGAGCAGAAACTTGGAGAGGCTAGAGATGGCACACATCAAGATGGAATCTGTGCTCCACATGACCGACAAATGGCAAATCACCAATGTGCCACTGCTACGGTGGCGGAGCAAGCTGAAGCGTGCTGCCCAGGAGTGTGGTGATACGTTGCAAAGGCGCAAGCAGCGTGCCATAGAAGAGCAACAGATCAGGCAGCGCGTGAGCCAGTTATCATATCCCAAGCGGATTGCTTATGCTACCAAGTCATTCATCTCATCTATTACTCAATCTAGTAATGACGAGTCAAGAAGTAGTTCTACTGATGTTGTTCAAAGATTTGAGAGGTTTGCAGATGGAGCAAATGAATTCCTTAAATTTGTTGAGTTCAGTGGAACCCCACGGCAGTACATGTTCTTCAACCATTTCATCAGCAAACTTCTTAGAGGGAATTCTCTTAGGTACCAAGCATTCCAAGGAAGCAGATTTTACTTCTTAGGCATACGACCCATGAGCTCTCCGGATCGTGGAGTAGAGGCGATGGTAGGCTTTGTTTGCCATGACTTCAGGGAGCTTACAAAGGGTTTCAGGCTAGGACTCATGCTACGTCTTTCTGAAAGTACAGATGTATTTGGTGTTATAATCAAGTGCATGCAGTCAGTCGCACCTCACTTCAAGTTTGCAGCTGAAGGTGTCAAGAGAGAGCTCATCCAGTTGCCTACCCATGATTTCTTGGGTAACACAATCTCCTTATGGTGAAAGTGTATCCTGGTTCAATGTCCACAAAACTTTGACTCGATGGTTTCGTCCAAACCCTCTCTGCTGCAATCAGCATGAGCAGAATTTGAGCGTTTCATCTATTACCAACAAGACATCAGCTTCATCGTCGAGACTATTGTCAAGTATATTTCCAGAGGAGGTTATTGCAATGATTTTGCAGTGCCATGTCTCACTATCTGATGATCATAAATACATTCAAAGTTCTGGTGTTGAATGCAAAGGAAGTAGTTCAGTGAATTCAGATATGCCTCCCTTAAAGCTAAAAGTTTTGTTCTTACCACATGACTCCCTAGAGGATATAGAGCCTGAAACAGAGCTATGCCTTGGAAGTGATTGGTGAAGAGGTGCAGGAAATGGTTCACAAGAATGCGTGCCTACAAGATATCAATGAGAAGTTGCTGCCAAAAGCCATAGATTACCTCTATCAAAACAAAGAGTCAAGGATGTATCAAATGTGTCTGAAGTCTAGACATGGCACAGCGAACCTTTGTGTGGAGAAGACAAGAAAGCGTCGAAGTAAAGCCTCCAGATCACGGATTTGGGATAAAACTGTTGTCCAACAGCGAGATAATTACAGCATTGCAGGATGGAAGAAGGTGGCCAAAGACGACCTACTTAAGCTTTGGGTTGTGCGTTCATCTGACAAGATGGAAGGCTCTATCTGATCCTGCGCCGGCCATGCATAACTTGATGGGTCAGCACAAGTGAAAAATATAGCTGATCATTTCCACATGTGTATGTCTAATGTCTGTGACCCTGTTTATGTGCATTGCATCTTGTACTTGTCCATGTCATGTAAGAACTCTCTATATGGTGTAATCTGCTTTGTGATTTACTTTCCGCACGATTATTGTGCTTCCATCATCTACCAAGATCTGTTACTCGAGCAGCTTGCAGAACTGAAAATAAAAAACAGAAGATGAAGCTTCTCgatcgtttcaaaaaaaaaaagatgaagcttCTCCATGGATTTTTATGGCATTGTTGTTCCAGGTGATATCATGAACATCAGGGACTGGGACTGAGTCATTTGGGGGGATGGCAGCCTGTTGTTATGCATTGGATGTctcttttgttttgtttatctTCGGAAAGGAAGGCCTAAACTAACTGCAAGTCCACATGGACCGGTGAAAAGTCAAACCACTGAATTTGCTTAAACAGCGCATTAGTTGGGGTGGTCATCGCTCATCAGATGACGTCCGCTGATTCAATCTGCATATACGTATATTATATACTAAACATGCAAGTAGTAGCACTTTACAAATCGAGTGCAGGGGAAAAGAAAATTTCTTAACCAATAATTTGTTCCCATTTTGCTcatcaattcaaattaaaatttaataACTGCAAACGAGGATACTCATGATGCCTGTACTGTTAAATTACATTGCATGTGGCTCGTTACACCAAGATGACAGAGAAAAGCTTCAATTTACTGTTGCTACTTGCTACTGCAGACTTGCAGAGGGCTTAAAACATTTCGAAATCTCCCAGGTAAATCTTTTCGTCGAATCCGCAGCGGGAAAAGATACTCTACCACCTAATTAGTTTAATTTGCAAGAATTTCGTATTCAACATCGATGTTATGGCAGTTGCATTTTGGAAGATCCTAATAACATTTCCTGAACCTAAGCAGTTATCTGAAGTTCATTTGGAAGCGACATTAAGATATGTTGACCCCGGTGCAAAAACTCCATTCAGAGGAGAGCAAGGAAGCAGCGTCATGCCACCCAACCAGAAGCtccactccacctccccccaccGTCGCCGCGCTCTGCTTCGCGTCCGGCGATGACTTGCCTCGTCGCCTCGCTCCATCAGGCATCAGCCCGCGCACCGCCGAGGCGCCGAGCGGGCACAGCCCGCGCCGCGAGTAACAGCTCGGCTctcgcccctcgccgccgtccatcgCTCAGGTCCGCCGGAGCGCCACACGGACGGAGTACACGCCGTGGACCATGGTTGCCGACCACCGCTCGGCAAGCCGCTGGCGCGCTTGCCAGGCGCATAGCCGAGCTGCCTGGCTGCCTGCACTTCCCGGTTCCCGCGAGGCGCGAGTAACGGCTCGGACGGaggctgcggcagcggcggtgtgCCACGCAAGGGCTACCAGCGCGGCGTCGGCTCGCCCGGGGCGCCTCTGGGCTCTGGCTGGCATCCCCAATTAACGTCCAGgtgtggacggtatttcatttaccgtccacccctgggtacGTGGACGCTATACGATCCGTATCCTACGGTCAGAATTAATCAACAGACACCCGACCTCGATCATTCGCAGCGCTCGCACCGTCGTCCGTggccagcctcgccgccgccctccggcgaTCACCGGCGTGACGCGTGCACACTGTGCATCGCATGCCGTCAACCTGAAGCTCCACCTCTCCAACGTCGCCGCGCCGTGCTTCGTGTCCTTGTTCTTCCTCCTCGCAGCGTGGACGCACCCGGCTATGTCTCGCCTCGTCGCCTCGCTCCAtcagcagccggcggcggccacgcaCTATCCCATTCGCTAGCTCGCCGCGGCGCTGCGCACGGCGCTGCGTTCCCTCGTGCAGCGGCCTACTCTGTCCCAGTAAACTCTGCGGTTGTTGACCACCgggcaccggccggccggcgcgcgcacCGCGCCGATGAGCTGCCCGTGGTGttcggtgccgccgccggcggccttaGTGTGCCACACCAGCCACCAGGGCCTACCTCGGCATCGAAGTGAGGGCCATGCCCTCTTCCCGGCCTCGCTCGCCAGCTCCCGGGCTCCTGGATCGCCCGCGGGTGGCGCTGGCCGCCGTTGGCAACGTCCTGGGGagtggggtggacggtatttcatttaccgtccacccctgggcgcGTGACGGCCATCCGATCTGTATCCTACGGCTAGGATTAAGCAAGAGACCCACGACCCGACGATGCGAAGCGAACGCAGGGCTCCAGTGCATCGTCCCTCTGCGGCCGGCGCCGCTtctccggcctcgccgccgccctccggcgaGCACCGGAGTCACACGtgcacgcgccgccggcgccggcgaccgtTCCGTTCGCCTGGAATGTCTCGCCTGCTTGCTTCTTTCCACGTGGCAAATTGGACACGGTTGTTTTCTTCTCGATCGTGACCTGCTGATGAACACGTACTCCGTAGAACTTCAGACTTCAGTCCGATCCCTATCTTTCTTGACAAATTGTGCAGATTTGTATTGTCCCCTTCGTAACTTCATTCAATAAAAAAAAGCAATCCATTGACAGAAATGAGATTCTCCATTGATCAAGCACCTTGTTTCTGGAAGCAAAAACAAAAGGTGAGACGATCAATATAATACACTCTATACTGCAGCTGCTAGTGTTGCTTAACAACTTCAATGAGCGTATAGCTGGACTACGTGTGGAATGCTCAGGTTAGGCAGCTTAGCAACTTTAATTATTGGATAATCATCCGCACCACTGCACACGCACCCTGTTACTGACCAGCTGACtgcacctttttttttccaatggGAGACTTGGACGATGTCACTGAATTCTTCTCTGCTACTGCCATCTTATTATGTTCTTGCAGCAGGACCATGCTACTACCTGGGCTCCAGTAGATGATCTCTACTCTGGGGACACCTTTGACGACAGATCAATACTACCATTCAGATTCAATATAACCAAGTGAAGATCAGTAAGGCTGGTGAACAAAACTACACGGCATCAAGTAAGCTGTGAGAACCTTGAGATTCAATTGTAAGGTAGGTTCTTACAGCGCTAAATTAATCTTTTCTTGTGATCTCCGAAGTTGATGTCTATAGTCTCATGTATTATGTATACTATTACATGTTGAATTTCCTGAGCAGGGAAGAAGGGTCAGTACAGATGCTTGAATCCTAATGGCGGAGATTATCAGTTCTGTCGTTGTAGCCAAGTCACTGACCAGCTGACtgcacctttttttttcaaCGGGAGACTTGGACTATGTCACTGAATTCTTCTCTGCTACTGCCATCTTATTATGTTCTTGCAGCAGGGGCATGTTATTACCTGACCTCCAGTAGATGATCAATGACCTTTGACCAATGACCAATAGTACCATTCTAAGAGAAGATCAGAAGGCTGCTGAACCAAATAACACGGCATCAAGCAAAGAGGGATTTAAAGCGCTCTTTATTAATGCGCCTAACTTGCAAGTTATGTATCGTTCT
This portion of the Panicum virgatum strain AP13 chromosome 2N, P.virgatum_v5, whole genome shotgun sequence genome encodes:
- the LOC120659085 gene encoding putative disease resistance protein RGA1; its protein translation is MLRKEMYRGYFTMDNLRRKDDEENKTTDLDVSHPFALSKFNPAKRLFFSTGVTHVEKELQQVLYNLNEIVSDMSEFTALLKNYPPLYHQPYSMHLIIDKCMFGRQMELDRIMNFLMLVDPTSTKHVGVLPIVGPAEVGKSTLVAHVCNDERVRNNFTRIVLITQYDLKDKGLTTLEDGGVIYYQQNSLNENERTLSIIEFSEDIDKAAWNCYLASATCHSNVVKVIITSRSNKIINFGTTQALVLNLLPPEAYWYFFKVLTFGSADPKDQPKLESMAMEMSRCTNRSFVGANFVSCLLRDHLNGQYGRMVRASLRDLNRARISSCAPAIINEKNPKYARRIATNEYFAIYPCAKGFAADDMITRTTLFDLVYGTVKCEGKFEVLALKLRIPPYKNYMYTCEMVKSIPTKMKAASES